The segment AAAAAATCTAATATTCATAAATATTATGTGCTTAGAAAAGATGAGCCTAGTAATCTTATACCTTCACATTTATATAAAGATGGCTTGAGACATATTCATTATGACTCTAAACAAGCAAGATCAATTACTGTTAGAGAAGCTGCTAGACTTCAATCTTTCCCAGATAATTTTGAATTTATTGGACCAATGACTGAGCAATACAAAATGATCGGAAACGCAGTTCCACCAAATTTTTCAAAACATTTGTTGAAAACAATTCTAAAATTATAATTAATTATTTTAATCGTTTCTTAGTGGCCGTAATCTTCCAAAAATATTTTCTCTATGATATCGGATATAATCAAGCGAAGGTTTTATATTATTATCAACTGGGAGAGAAATTAATTGATTATCAAATTGTTTAAGAGAACTATCAATTAGTTTTTCATGAACTTTAATCTTATAGTTATCATTTATTGTAAAATATCCTCTGTCAAAAGCATGGTGAAGGTCTAGATTTAATAAAATACCATTATCTAATCTGTGAGGACCATTATGAGGATTTAAAACAGGTTTTATGTGTGCAGCTTGGAGATTTGTATAATGTGAATAGTTGATCGATGAACCGGAAATAGCACATTTTAAATTATACAGCCTTCTTATAAGTTTTTTAAATTCATCTGGAGTATGAGTATTTTCAACAGGGTTACCTATTCTAGGATTTATTCTATTAATAGTTCTTTCTGAAACAATTGTTCTAATTGTATTAATTGATCTTTGATCAATAAAATTCATCTCATTTGTCCACCAATGTGCCCCCCTTCCTTTTTGATTATCTGGTAAAGAACCTACTAAATCATCAATTATATTATACTCATTATCCGCTGGATTAAATCTGAACATCCTGAACAAATCTTCTCCATTTGATTCAAATTTTAAAATGACTAAATAATCATCTTTGTTAAAAAAACTATTTAGGGGATCAATATTTTCATTTAGGTATAACCTTAAGTCCTTACCTCTATGTGCACTTCCATTGTGCCAAACATATTCACAATAAACTAAAATATTATTTGCATTATTTACACAACCAACAGATACAGATGGCTCAACATCATTCTCATTAAAATTTGGAAAAAAATTAGTTGCTCTTTGTAATTCCTTTGAGATCAGAATATATCTTCCTGCCTCTCTAACTCTCCCACCTCTATAACCCAGTTCTTGGGCGTTTAATTTTCTGATATAGAATTTCATAAAAAAATTATTTATAGATCTTCATTATGCCAGGTAAAAAGATCTGCTTCAAAAGGAATATTTCTAAATTTTAATAAAGCCTTATATTTTTCAAGTCTGTCCTCTTTTTTAGCATTTTTTAAGTATGTAAGGATTTGATCATATGTTAGTCCTTTTAAACTATTTTTTTTCACATCCACATATTCTTCATATTCCATACCTGCTATTGCGTAGCCTTTATTGGGATCTATGTGTTCAGCATAACTAATTGTGTCTTCAGTTTCTTTAAGGATATCGTACCAGTGAGCAACCTGATTTTTATTATCAAAAAGATAATCTTTTCTGTAATCAAACAGTTCTAACTGCTGCATATTTTTGAAGTATTTAAATTGAGAAAATTAACTAACAATTAATAATATAATTTTAAATTATGTCTTAAGTATGATACTATTTATTAGTCCTGATTTAGAACATAACTCTACTTGCTAGGACTATAAACAAAACGCTAAAGGAGAAACATGAAAATAATAATACAATCAGTAAAAAACTTTTTTAAATCAAAAGAAAAAAAAGGTTTAAAACCGATATTTTTTGAAAGTATTGGAGATCAAAACACACCAAGAGATGAAAGGCGAAAGAATTTGATAAATATTTTAGAAAAAAATGGATTTAAAATTAAAAACAAAAGATAAGGTCTTGA is part of the Candidatus Pelagibacter sp. HTCC7211 genome and harbors:
- a CDS encoding HNH endonuclease, with protein sequence MKFYIRKLNAQELGYRGGRVREAGRYILISKELQRATNFFPNFNENDVEPSVSVGCVNNANNILVYCEYVWHNGSAHRGKDLRLYLNENIDPLNSFFNKDDYLVILKFESNGEDLFRMFRFNPADNEYNIIDDLVGSLPDNQKGRGAHWWTNEMNFIDQRSINTIRTIVSERTINRINPRIGNPVENTHTPDEFKKLIRRLYNLKCAISGSSINYSHYTNLQAAHIKPVLNPHNGPHRLDNGILLNLDLHHAFDRGYFTINDNYKIKVHEKLIDSSLKQFDNQLISLPVDNNIKPSLDYIRYHRENIFGRLRPLRND